From the Lepisosteus oculatus isolate fLepOcu1 chromosome 1, fLepOcu1.hap2, whole genome shotgun sequence genome, one window contains:
- the zcchc4 gene encoding rRNA N6-adenosine-methyltransferase ZCCHC4 yields the protein MCWMIMDTADMSGSESTGIEVILKEGEFGNNPFCPHGPTMLFVKMSKGEQQGRAFYACSACRDRKDCNFFQWEDEKISKDRLLAREEENKAKQPPFTHSDYCSRYLQFISLPLEQKRFCQDCQLLLLPEDWAKHTTHNILPDITTSQLRRPSQLLCPLENKKTNAQYLFADRSCHFLLNLFAALGFRKVLCVGTPRLHELIKIRNMCGDNQIIKSLLLDIDFRYSQFYTEDEFCHYNMFNHHFFNGKAAEDVFNSFLSEGDGAKVVMVADPPFGGLVKPLAYSFALISSKWKTLQPPDKRSQEMPMFWIFPYFFESRILECFPTFSMLDYQVDYDNHPLYKHGKTGRRQSPVRMFTNLCPKLMALPAEEGYRFCSLCQRYVSSENKHCLTCNACTSKDGRSWKHCSLCNKCVKPSWVHCTICNQCALKDHPCGKLTVGCFICKGADHKRRACPKAFSSKDTRLGKQAAGKKAKVGAEKDVPCKQTAGEKRAAGIRLKKRRKKKRKIA from the exons atgtgtTGGATGATAATGGACACAGCGGATATGTCAGGCAGCGAAAGCACTGGAATAGAAGTGATCCTTAAAGAAGGAGAGTTTGGGAATAACCCATTTTGTCCTCACG GTCCTACTATGCTGTTTGTGAAGATGAGTAAAGGAGAGCAGCAAGGCAGGGCGTTTTATGCTTGCTCAGCCTGCAGAGACAGGAAAGACTGCAACTTCTTTCAGTGGGAGGATGAGAAG ATATCGAAAGACAGGCTTTTAGCcagagaagaagaaaataaagcaaagcAACCTCCTTTCACTCACAGCGATTACTGCTCAAG GTATTTGCAGTTCATATCACTACCGCTGGAACAGAAGAGATTTTGTCAGGATTGTCAGTTGCTTTTGCTTCCTGAAGACTGGGCAAAACACACCACTCACAATATACTGCCTGACATTACCACCTCCCAGCTGAGAAGGCCCAGCCAGCTGCTTTGTCCATTGGAAAATAAGAAGACTAATGCACAGTACTTGTTTGCTGATAGGagctgtcattttttgctcaATCTGTTTGCAGCCTTAGGATTCAGAAAGGTGCTGTGTGTTGGGACACCAAG ACTCCATGAGCTAATTAAGATCAGGAACATGTGCGGAGATAACCAAATCATCAAGAGTCTGCTCCTGGACATTGATTTCAG GTATTCACAGTTTTATACAGAGGATGAGTTCTGCCATTACAACATGTTCAATCATCACTTTTTTAATGGAAAG GCAGCAGAGGATGTTTTCAATTCCTTTTTGAGTGAAGGGGACGGAGCTAAGGTTGTCATGGTTGCCGACCCACCATTTGGAGGCCTGGTAAAGCCTTTGGCTTACAGTTTTGCCCTTATCTCCTCTAAATGGAAAACTCTGCAGCCCCCAG ATAAGAGAAGCCAAGAGATGCCCATGTTCTGGATATTTCCTTATTTCTTTGAGTCTCGCATCCTTGAATGTTTTCCAACATTTTCTATGCTGGACTATCAG GTGGACTATGACAATCACCCTCTTTATAAGCATGGGAAAACTGGTCGGAGGCAGTCTCCAGTTAGGATGTTCACTAACCTCTGTCCCAAGCTTATGGCTCTTCCTGCAGAGGAGGGCTACAG ATTCTGTTCCCTTTGCCAACGATATGTTTCTtcagaaaacaaacactgcCTCACTTGCAATGCATGTACATCCAAG GATGGCAGGAGTTGGAAACATTGCTCGTTGTGCAACAAGTGTGTGAAGCCTT CCTGGGTTCATTGTACCATCTGTAATCAGTGCGCTCTTAAGGATCACCCTTGTGGGAAGCTCACTGTTGGCTGCTTTATCTGTAAAGGCGCTGACCACAAGCGCAGAGCCTGTCCTAAAGCATTCAGCTCCAAAGACACCAGACT GGGAAAACAGGCTGCTGGGAAGAAGGCTAAAGTTGGGGCAGAAAAGGATGTGCCTTGTAAACAAACAGCGGGAGAGAAAAGGGCTGCTGGGATAAGACtgaagaagaggaggaagaagaagaggaaaatAGCATGA
- the LOC107077204 gene encoding E3 ubiquitin-protein ligase TRIM62, which produces MAEPQQTDSTVQDLEGKSTMSLAPSVVPCVSSPPHQGPYADRFKDKPEVNPHCLRPQEGPRVSNQPPPHSPKLERLGIHPGSFIKGRNSEEVLSRHLEDLRSEKARTEAHLQSLKKRSANLSVTADTMKQQISEKYEAIRKALHKDEMAMLETIEEDQRVTSAKLNKIMKEWSQHLGQVQRAMANTQKALDQTRGGSILQDNPGECSCPKKKDAAEQGIKMNEDRFQRLLKILHNISKDLEAQMHRKVLLLDSSAVTIDSKSSHRNIAVSRDQRSMCYSSEPQPLLDSPLQFDKVCCALGSASLSKGRHYWEVDLSCCSAWSVGIAYGSIERKGNQKNAKLGRNRHSWCIEFRDNQLSAWHNDHYISCGKSQVAIRKVGMLVDCQKGQLAFYNAVTMKLLQEFSGALTAVLDRMHHQFAEPVFPAFRFFKPETGQIKPNHMEICHNDL; this is translated from the exons ATGGCAGAACCACAGCAGACGGACTCTACCGTTCAAGACCTTGAAGGAAAGTCTACAATGTCCCTGGCACCTTCAGTGGTCCCCTGTGTTTCTTCTCCCCCTCACCAAGGCCCATATGCTGATCGCTTCAAGGACAAGCCGGAGGTCAACCCACACTGCCTTCGACCTCAAGAGGGCCCTCGTGTGTCTAACCAGCCACCCCCACACTCCCCAAAGCTCGAGCGACTGGGAATACATCCAGGCAGTTTCATAAAAGGCAGAAACTCAGAG GAGGTACTGTCGAGACACCTTGAAGACCTACGTAGTGAAAAAGCAAGAACTGAAGCCCACTTACAATCTTTAAAGAAAAGAAGTGCTAATCTATCAGTAACTGCCGACACAATGAAGCAGCAGATTTCTGAAAAATACGAAGCCATAAGAAAAGCTCTGCATAAAGACGAGATGGCCATGCTAGAAACCATTGAGGAAGACCAAAGAGTAACCAGTGCAAAGCTGAACAAAATCATGAAGGAATGGAGTCAGCATCTTGGCCAGGTTCAGAGGGCCATGGCAAATACACAGAAGGCACTAGATCAGACCAGAGGAGGCTCCATACTGCAG gATAATCCTGGGGAATGcag CTGCCCTAAGAAAAAAGATGCTGCTGAGCAGGGGATAAAGATGAATGAGGACAGATTTCAGAGACTTTTGAAAATACTACACAACATTTCAAAGGATCTTGAAGCCCAGATGCACAGAAAAGTACTCCTGTTGG ATTCTTCTGCAGTGACGATCGACAGTAAGTCGTCTCACAGAAACATCGCAGTGTCCAGGGATCAGAGAAGTATGTGCTACAGCAGTGAGCCACAGCCTCTGCTAGACAGCCCCCTGCAGTTCGACAAGGTGTGCTGTGCCCTGGGCTCAGCCAGCCTGTCCAAGGGAAGGCATTACTGGGAAGTGGACTTGAGCTGCTGCTCTGCCTGGAGTGTGGGCATTGCCTACGGGTCCATCGAGCGCAAGGGAAACCAGAAGAACGCCAAGCTGGGAAGGAACCGGCACTCCTGGTGCATCGAGTTCAGGGACAACCAACTGTCCGCTTGGCACAATGACCACTACATCAGCTGTGGGAAGAGCCAGGTGGCCATTAGGAAAGTGGGCATGCTGGTGGATTGCCAAAAGGGACAGCTTGCCTTTTACAACGCTGTTACCATGAAGCTCCTGCAGGAGTTTTCTGGCGCCCTGACGGCAGTACTTGACCGAATGCATCACCAGTTCGCTGAGCCCGTCTTTCCAGCGTTCCGGTTTTTTAAGCCAGAAACTGGACAAATCAAACCTAACCACATGGAAATATGCCACAATGATCTTTAA